AAAAAGGTTTATACTGGAAGCTAGATATAGCTGTAGTATGATAGGTAAGTATTCCTCAACACATTCTCATACTCATTTAACTTAAGCATTGAACTATAGATATGGATAATCACCTTATTGCTGTTTGGACTTAACATGCTACAATGGTACGTAAGCGTCGAATAGTTATCCATTTTTGTGGAAAATCAGTTTTTCGATTAAACATTCCTCCCGATGCATTTGAATCGATGCTGTCGTTCACCGTATGATAATGGGATTTTGTAGTTTCAGGTAGTCATTGTCTTCCAAAATCGTCTTAAATGAATGTTCTAACAGCGGAAGTTAATTTTGTTTGTCCCGTTTAAGAATATTGTATTTGATTTGggaatcattttatttatgtttctgGCAGCTCATAACAAAGCAATTCGTACCAATGTCCGGAACCTACATATTCAACGGCATTGACCACAAATCACAGCTGTTGTCACTATAACTGCTTGTCATGGTAATAGTTGCTGTTTTCTTACTATTGTTCAATTTCGTATCCTCAACATAACTTTTAATGGTTCTGGCATAGATTTATATAAGAAGAAGATTTAAGGGCTTGATGGAGCGGACAATCGTTTATCCTTTAATCTTGTGCGCACTACCGAGGGCTTTTTTGCTCGTTAGGTGGACAAAAGTGGATTTTGTTTTATACACAAATTTTGTAACCGGATATGGATGTCAGACTAACATCAATATTGGAAGATATTTATTTGCAAAATTTAAGTGCTCTCCTAATGAAATGAATTATTCGCCTACATGTTATTTAAAGTGTCTTTTTAGCTGCAGCAGTAAGTATAATTGCCAGGTTGTCGAATTTTCATGCACAATACTAATTAAAACTTTGTATTCATCCGCTACAATCTGAAGCCCGAAGCCTTTTTTATTCATTCCTgccaaaataaatatatgaaaaatagtAGATAAGAAAAGGGAGTCTATTGGAACAGAAGAAGAACATACTCATTCCTATATCACTAAACAAAATGGCAGATGTAACAATCCACCCGTAATCTAATTTTAATAGTATGTTTCAAGTTGCacttaattctaattttaataaggtttaatacatcatttggtccatACTTTTGGGGGGTTTAGTTCAAAATGCTCCtaccttttgaaaaagttcagtaagatcctatattttgtttaaaaatgttcaattcggtTCTTTTCGTGGACGtggttaaaaacataacggtgctgATGCCACTGTGGCCAAATTTGAGTGAGGTGTTATGTTGGATGATTACGTAGTACTGTGAAGTGAAGTATGagttcttttattaaaataaaagaaaatttcaatctaaaacTCTAACGTTTTAAGAACCCTAAAGTGGAAATTAGAATCATAAACCCTAAACTAGGGAAACATCCCCAATCTTTTTATGCATTTTTGCCTTCCTTCcttcttcaccaacattgtGTCGTACATCGAACATGGCTAATCCTTTCACTTTTAACCCAGTGATCCATGGGTTTTCCTCTCTATATCGTGGGTTTCATAAAACCCCAATCTTGATCCATTTTCTGGTGCGCCGCCATGTTTTTTATCGTGGAGCTCTCACAAGCACTGGTAATCATTGAAAACATAATGATTTTTGGTTGCGTTTGAAGTGATGGTGGTTTTGATTCTGGTTTTCTTACAGATCTGGCGAGGCACTCTATTTCTTATTTTCCCTAAAAGAAGCTCCCTTATACATTCACAGCAGAGTCGTGGTCTACGATGGAGTCGTGGTGGCTGTCTTCGAAAAGCACTTGCGACAGTGGTACTTTCGTAATGAAGGGTCGTTCTTTCAACAACAATCACTCCGGACAACTTCGGGATGATTTACGATAGAGTCGCGATAGTGAAGCTCGTGAGTGACAATGCCTCAAACGCATCTTTCTTCTCAAGTGGTGGATTTGCACCAGTGGGGTTGCTTGCAACAAAGTGATGGAGATCCTAATGAACTAATCTGGTTTTGGGTATAGTGGCCTTCGTTGTTCTGATTTGGCCACATAATCATCCAAATCCGGTGGGGTTGCTTGCACCAACTCACTTTACTTCATAATGCCACATAATCATCCAACATAACACTTCACTCAGATTTGGCCACAGTAGCATCAGCCCCGTTATATTTTTAACGGCGTCCACGAAAAGGACtgaattgaacatttttaaacaaaatatagagTCGTACTGACCTTTTTCAAAAGATAAGAccattttgaaccaaacccctaaaaAGCAGGACTAAATGATGCATTAAACCTTTTAATAATCATGTTTTATGGTGATATTTCTTTAGCTTGGATTCCGAACGTGATTATTGAATCATGAATAGTCATTCATTCATTCGCTACTATCTTTTATTACGTATCGGTTTTCCtcatatataaagaaaatcgttttataaggaaagaaaaaaaaatgaaaataaacgTTATATTCAGTCAATATACTttctactttaattttaaagtttgtaaaGTAGAAAATgggattttgtttttcaaataaaaggGGCGGACCCTTTTCAATGCTTTAGCCGCTGATGGGCTTTGAATGGCTAAATATGGTTCTTTCTCTTCGAATTTATGGGCTTTTCAATGGTTTTTCATTTAATCGCTCAAGGCGTTTAAATGCAGGTTATGCTCGGTAAACAGGTCACAACGTTGTTGCTTTTGTAAACTCATGTTCGAATAATTATAGCATGGCAAAAATGTCCTTGAAAGTTATTTGTGCTATCGTTACAACACAAAAAGGCGAAAGTACTCGGAGTTATCAAATAGTAACAtcaacaaaaaatgaaattaacgtCTATCAGATAGCTTTTGACGGCATTGAAGTACCAAAAACATTCAGCTTACTGTAAGTACTCTGCAGTGGCTGAAGCTGCTCTCTTGTCTGGTTTGTACACACTGAACTCTCCGAAGTCCCTTCTTCCACTGGCAAAAATAGTGTCCAAAATCAAAGCCTCGAGGAAAGGAATGATAAACTCAGTTTCTATACACATTAATATTACAGTGTACTGCAAATAACTACCTAATagacagtaaaaataaaataaagattttggGATATTAACAAGATATATTAAGGACGATTTTAAGCATCATCAATTACCTTGGAAACTGAAcgaagttaaaaataaataaataaattagatgGCTGTCTAAATAATGTGATGccaaattttgaatataaatgtattCGCAATGTATGATGTATGAAACTAAAACTAGCCTCCTTTTTCGGatattaaataattagtctTTTCTGCACCAACTAGAAAATGACTTGTTTATATTCTCAGTTTTTTTAAGGACGAGTATTATTTATGTTCTTGTAACACAGATTCCATATCAATATGCCTCAAAAGGTATATTGAATATATGACATAGATATTCATTGAGCATAAATGACCAGCATAAGGATGATAACTTGTGATTAGAAAGATAGAAGAACGTATAATCATAGCATACCTGTGTTTTACATCCCAACCACCAGGAAGAAAACGTGGTTTTACAGCGTCCACAAATACTTGTCTCCATCTTTGACAAAACTCTCGAATGCCATCTTCACCATACTCCCTAAGTAAATGTTCTACAACTTGTTTCCCATGAGGTCCATGTCCCAAGAGAGAGAGTTTTGAATTATGTTCGGTATGTATAGATTTTTCATCATTGGGAGAACAAGACAAGTCACCAAGTCCATTTGTTTGTGTTCTGTTCAAACAGCTGTTATCAACATTTACAGCAGCAGAGTCACCGCCCTCATTGCAATCTGCAGTTGCAACTGTAATCTCATCTTCATTCAAAGCTGCAGAGTCAGGTCCGTTAACTGTAACATCAGAAGCTGAAGTGGAGTTTCTAAAATCATCTTTTCTCATAAAGAGCTCCGTATCTACTTCATTTGCATATGAGCCATCATGAGCCTCAGTTTTTAAGTCATCCACATTACTCATTCTGGGTGAGCAACCAATATGATTATTCTGTTCTGGCACTGTAGCAGTACTCCCTGTagaatgtttaaaaaaaaaccctCTCTTCTTCTCAAATCGTCTTCTCTCATGAGGCGTCATGCCAACTTGCAAAGCTCTTTCTAGATCTTCGTCAGATATGTCCCTTCCTCCATAATATCTCTTTATAATCTGCATGTAAATTAACAAATAACTAACAATGATGATCACTACAGAAGGATAATGTAGAACCCATATTTTATAGGTATAATGCATCTAATCTATCTGCAAAGAATTCCTTAAACAGATCAATTTAACTTGGCTATCTCTAACAACGTTTAGTTGAAACTATTGAATAGAATTTCATCATGTGGGCACTACAATAGTCAATAACTGTGTCAAAGCAACCAAAATAACAACACAAATACAAGCAAACCTCAGTCAGTTCTTCTCGGCGATTGGGAGGCATTCTTGGTCCATGGCGTAAAAGAGCCATAGCAGCTGTTCGTAACTGTAATGGAGATACACCACtctcttcaatttgtttttcagTCTTTTGACCTGGATGAACTACCCTCCGAAGGTAGAGAGGAATCCCAAATTCAGCAGCTATTTTTCTCTTGTACTTTTCTGCTGCGGCATGTGCAACCTCATGGCAATCCACACAAAGTAGGACAATATCATGAGAACGATGGCTTTTCAAATGCTCAGGGAAATGTATTCTGTAACATGATGGGATGATTCGATATCGTAAATAGTGATTTCCTTCACCACATCCAacacatatatttttcttgCTCTGGATATAAAAGTCATTGTCTTCATCCTCTGGACGACCTTTGGGTTCAAAAAGAAGCATTATAGCTGGAGGATCCTCGTCAACAAGTTTTGCAAGATCCCGACTAAGATACCTGGAAATCTAAATATTAATCTAAGATAAACCAACAGAAACTTTTAGTCTAAAACCTAGGAAAAAATGAAGTGCACAAACCATTTAAGCTTCTTCTCGTCACAATAACAAAGTAGCCTCCCATCATTAGCAAATATCCGGCAATTGTGATAAACAGGAGATTTACAAGAGAACTTTTGAACAAACAAATCTCGAGAAGCCTTCCGAGAATATTGTTTAGAACTCTTTAGGCCCAGTTGTTTATGGGCTAAATTAGGTCTTAGATTACTATTTATCAACAAAgcataattaaatattgaaagtGGACAACTCCCATTTTGACCTATACACTTCTGAAGAATCACTGAAtaaatatcatcatcatcattaacCAACTTGTTTGCAAGCATATGATAGATATCACTGAGGTGACTGCAAACAACAGGAGATGAGGAAATGATGAAAGAGTTCACACCCATTTCCATATTGATGTCAGCCTGGGCTATGATCTTGTGTATTTCAGAGTGACTAGCTGAAGGCTGACTTGCCAAAGCAACAATTGCCTGGTCTGAGAGTACATATTTTAAGCTCTCATCATGAATACGAGCCTGAAGTATGGACATGCCACAGAATAATCAACTCATGTTACTAACAATTTTTTGGCACCAAATAAGAATATTATCAGCACTACATCAAAATTTGTACAGCAAGCTACAGAAtcttcatttataaatttatttcattttaactaAGCACATGCTTGGAAACCCTTTTTTCTGAGAAAATAATAGCTTTTTTCcccaaaaaattaaagttaGCAAAAGAAGTAATTATTTCTCCAAAATAAGTCAAATCCATCACAAAGTTAGTTTTATAGATTTCTTTTTTGGATATATTATGGCAGAAATGAACTTAAACCTAAATACTTGACATATTCAGTTATTTAACTGAATATGTCAAGTATTTTCAACATACCAGAAAACCAATTCTCAATGTATTCTTTTTTTAGtccattattaaaataagttctATTTTGCCAGACAACATAAAATATGTTGCgacattttgaaaaaaaataaaattgacgAGACCTCTCAAATGACTACGAACACAGAATGAATTTATGCTCCATCTCATAATGTGCAAACTAAAGCAGTATTTAAACTAAAGAAAGTTAAGAAAGACTGATAGTCAtagtaatatttataaaactattCTATAATTGCATCTAAATTTAAGGAGCCTTTATATATCATAACTCACCATCAGATCTCTCCATGCGCATAGTTGCCTCACAATATTCTAAAGCCATAATCAGAAGATCACATTAGAACAGTGTATCAATTTGATCACTCACAATACTTCAAATCTGAACAGGAAGCCGCAAACCTGGGTTTCATTTGATATAGACGTAGAACCATGACTACACACTTGACGTGAAAATAATGATAATGCAGAAGATTCCCCAGGATATGCTTCAATCTCCTTTGTGAAAAGTTGTAAACATATCATGTTTGAACGCCGACTAGCCTCAAGAACAAAATGGAATTTGTCACTGGAACAAGAGTTTTCTgacataataataaattcagAATTTAGACCCAACAACATTAACATAGCATCCTAAGAAATTGTTGAGATGAGAAGTGACAAATatcaaacttattttaattcatcaaaGTTATCTGGTCAAAATGACACAATGCTAAGGCCATACCATAATCATTTGTTGCAGATCTTGCATATTTCAGGtataaattaatatgttttccttcaaaatataaaaggaaCAAGTGCTTGATGAGGTggatttttaaagttttttggGTATTAAATAAAATGGTTAGCATTTATCAGAACTTTTTTTTCGTTTCTATCTTTTCTCACTTTCCTCACATAAGACAAGAATGAATACCGTTGTCCAGTTGTTTGAGTTCATTGATCAGACAATTCGCAATATACAACAGAAAGTGTGCATCTGTTCGGGCATAATGTACCATTTCTGCTGAGAGAGGGCGCTGTCTCCAATCTTCACGCTACAATTAAGCATATAACATAAATCAATTCTGAACACTAATTAAAAACATCCCAAACACAGAATAATAGCATTGTGTCtttcttttaagattttaatacaAGAAATAGGAAAAGGTTTGTTAGATAACTCTATTAGTACTTAAGGACATTGATAAGtatgaaaaatacatgttttcagACTTATTAATTAGctcaaaatttgtatttattcatgaaataatGTGTTTCCTCATagaaaaagttgtaataggaagTAGGAAAATGTGTAGTAAATTGTACAGTAATTGAGTGTTGTCAGATGTTTCTCGCTAAGCCAACATTAAATCGCTCAGCTAAAAAGATgattattcgctcagcgcaccaaaaCAATTCGCTGAGCGAATTATGGACACTTAAAGGATATGCAGTTGATTATTCGCTTAGCGCATGATAGCTGTGTGCTGAgcgaattaattaaattaaaattggcTTTTAAGTTCGAGacaaacagaaagaaaaaagagagagaagttCCGGACAGAGGACAttaagtgatttgggatctagggatagactcaataagTTGATCATTCTTAGCATCGGActtaatacaaattatatgttaaattgactaagggattagcaatttgatatattaatttagaactagttgctaagggattaggactagtatgcTTTGATGTAAatgtttaaatgaaataatgaaatattgttttatattcatatgattcatgaaacccaattccaacgaagtttcttttaaatataaattccttgcacaccaactgtttgataaaataccaaaaagggtttcttgtgttgttttgtgcattttgatgtctaattgagttataaaaggaagaattgtcatgtgttgcacagtcctttgggagaacgatattctgaacttactctatatttacttggaacgatttggtatacttgccaaaaaatTATCAGACACTAGGTTAGTAAGGTAAGATAGTTCAAGAGGGCATGTCACCTGTATATATATACGAGGTGAGGTGGAAAAAGAGATCATCTTGTAATATTTTGTGAGAGAATTGGGGCCTCTTGGCATTGAGAGGCACGAACACTCAAAGTTTTGCAGTGTCCTCATAATTGGGGTTTATTAACCCCATTTCTAAATAAGAAACCAAGTTCTATTCTTTGATATACCTCATTAAATATCCAGTTTCTTGCATCATTAATAACCAATGTAACAAGATTGTAAACGATGCAGGCACAATATAATTCATTGTTCAGATGGCTACTTATGAAAAGTAGAAAACGGAGCTATTCAATTGTATAATTCAGAAATCTCTTCTAACTTGCTAGAGCAatctaaatttcaatttaaattatgaagAGTGTAAAGTCAGAATAAATGCGTTACTACATCTTCCCTCATGATTGTGAAAATGAATTCACCACTAAATTTTCGTTCTATAATCAAACTATTGTATTTTTAGCGTGCATCTCcatatttttctctgtttttgttCAATAAGGTCTGGTATAAATTCACCATTCAAGCAATACTCAATTATTAGGTTATTCCAACACATTTGTAACGGTTTTCCATTTCATTACAATAAATGTTAGCCTTAATATCAACTGATAGGGGTCAAACTCCTTCTAATGTTTCATTTGTAATCTTGTGtacaaaagaaatttataattgaGGTTTATCCAACAAACAAGTGCAAGAATAATTACAAAGAATGCTATGAAATCTTTATAAAAGAGAAATAGTTCCCTGAATGGAAGAGAAATTCTCCCATTCTAGATAAGACTCAAAAAAGTCTACCATCCATTGGGAAAAGCTAATAGAATGGCATaactataatttcttttataatgcTCAAAATAATTGTAGGCCCTCTGACACATGACCAAATGAAAAATTTAGGTATTGCATTTTACCAAGTAATAGTTATCTCAgcaaattaataaattcattcAGTGAAGGATTAAGTTCGATAAGTCAAACCTGTAGTAATTTATTTGTTGTCACACCACAGTAAGTTTCAAGCAAATAAGCAAGTGATTTCTGTGGTTTTGACAGCAGCTCACATGCCTACAGCACATGAACAACACACCATATTTAGAAGAAGTTACCGCCAATCAATTGTAAAATGCAAACTTCTCCATTTCTGTTATGCATGAGGGGAAGATTCTGTATGGTACATGGTCCAGCAACATGATAATAGCAACATGTAAAGGCAGCTCACCTTTGAAGTATCAAAGAGGTTAACAACGTATATGTGGAAGTCCCTCTGTAACCAGACTATATCATTGTCAGCCCCATGGAACACCTATCCACAAATTTTCCATTGAGAGGGAAAGAAACTGTAATAAATAGACTTGGATGGAAAAAAATACAGACGAAAACCTCAACTAAAATATTCTTCGatagaaaatgttttttaatgcAGTGTCTATCTATACCTATCTAGTTCCGAAATTTGTATGATTTTAGTCTCCCAAAATTCCAATATTAGGTCCACTAGGTATTGCAATGCAAATGAGCAATTTCGGTCCCCTTATATGTTCTACATTAGAGACTGAATAGATTTTTCAGATGTAACACGAGATGTCAACATGACAAATAAGAGACCAAAATCCCACATACAATACCTGAAAGATCAAAAGTATAATTAAACGGGgaaaaaatttgtattattccgattatattttacatttttaagaaCTAAGTAAATCCCTCTCCCCAAAATTTATAAATCGTAtttgaacaattttaaaatatgataagttACATACTTTACAAATTGAAGGATTGGCCAAAACAGGGCGAAGAATGCCCATAAAATCATGCAAGGCTATTGTGTCAACCAAATAATCTTTCTCCACTGTAGAAATCTGCTCCATCAGATAAAAAGACAATTATATCAACAAATTTATGAAACAGATTCCTGAGATAAGCAACCAGGTGTTAAAAAACTGCTCAAAATTACCTGAACTAATGCTGTAAAGCCTAGAAAAGATCGTAAGCTATGTTGCTCTGTATCCACGGCAAAAAACCTCTCTTCACTCAACGCATCAACTAATTCCTTTAACTGCGTCTCGGTGTGAACCCAAACATATGAATCTTTCATTTCTAAGTCTACAGTTCCAAATTCAATTTCAGGCGGAGGAGTTTTCAACAATGCTGTAATCTCCGCCTCAAACGGATGCGAATTCGAAGCATTCTCTGCAAGAAAAcaactaaaatcagtttcataTTCACAACTTTCGTACACAACTAAATGAAGaatccaaaaacaaattaaacaacGAATTTCTAGCTCTATGCattctgtaaaaaaaaatctcGATTATGAAACTGCGATGAAAAGTCACTTCAGAATCAACCTTCCTCAAACTCAATCCATTTCATAACTCAAAATATCCGGAAAATGTCTCCAAACTCCATTAAGCTCTTCAAATTTTAAACCTCAAGCTAAAAAATCGCACgaacaaaaacagaaaagtcTTAGAATGACATATTTCCTATAGTTACTAAATATAAGCATCACGATCGAGTACTTGAACTTTCACGTATTCCTTCCCTCATATGCAACCAAACACAGAAACGAGTGTGCAGGGTGTGAAATGTACCGTCTCTGTTGAGATGCTTGAACTGAGTGTAAGAATTGTCCGATAATACGCGCTTGAATGCACTCTGTGGTTTC
The Vigna angularis cultivar LongXiaoDou No.4 chromosome 5, ASM1680809v1, whole genome shotgun sequence genome window above contains:
- the LOC108340695 gene encoding protein RRP6-like 3 isoform X3, which translates into the protein MNNRMRVTFTVATVAIAATIISVFLAARRRKKHDSSSSCYLHSEQKPQSAFKRVLSDNSYTQFKHLNRDENASNSHPFEAEITALLKTPPPEIEFGTVDLEMKDSYVWVHTETQLKELVDALSEERFFAVDTEQHSLRSFLGFTALVQVFHGADNDIVWLQRDFHIYVVNLFDTSKACELLSKPQKSLAYLLETYCGVTTNKLLQREDWRQRPLSAEMVHYARTDAHFLLYIANCLINELKQLDNENSCSSDKFHFVLEASRRSNMICLQLFTKEIEAYPGESSALSLFSRQVCSHGSTSISNETQNIVRQLCAWRDLMARIHDESLKYVLSDQAIVALASQPSASHSEIHKIIAQADINMEMGVNSFIISSSPVVCSHLSDIYHMLANKLVNDDDDIYSVILQKCIGQNGSCPLSIFNYALLINSNLRPNLAHKQLGLKSSKQYSRKASRDLFVQKFSCKSPVYHNCRIFANDGRLLCYCDEKKLKWYLSRDLAKLVDEDPPAIMLLFEPKGRPEDEDNDFYIQSKKNICVGCGEGNHYLRYRIIPSCYRIHFPEHLKSHRSHDIVLLCVDCHEVAHAAAEKYKRKIAAEFGIPLYLRRVVHPGQKTEKQIEESGVSPLQLRTAAMALLRHGPRMPPNRREELTEIIKRYYGGRDISDEDLERALQVGMTPHERRRFEKKRGFFFKHSTGSTATVPEQNNHIGCSPRMSNVDDLKTEAHDGSYANEVDTELFMRKDDFRNSTSASDVTVNGPDSAALNEDEITVATADCNEGGDSAAVNVDNSCLNRTQTNGLGDLSCSPNDEKSIHTEHNSKLSLLGHGPHGKQVVEHLLREYGEDGIREFCQRWRQVFVDAVKPRFLPGGWDVKHSGRRDFGEFSVYKPDKRAASATAEYLQ
- the LOC108340695 gene encoding protein RRP6-like 3 isoform X1 codes for the protein MNNRMRVTFTVATVAIAATIISVFLAARRRKKHDSSSSCYLHSEQKPQSAFKRVLSDNSYTQFKHLNRDENASNSHPFEAEITALLKTPPPEIEFGTVDLEMKDSYVWVHTETQLKELVDALSEERFFAVDTEQHSLRSFLGFTALVQISTVEKDYLVDTIALHDFMGILRPVLANPSICKVFHGADNDIVWLQRDFHIYVVNLFDTSKACELLSKPQKSLAYLLETYCGVTTNKLLQREDWRQRPLSAEMVHYARTDAHFLLYIANCLINELKQLDNENSCSSDKFHFVLEASRRSNMICLQLFTKEIEAYPGESSALSLFSRQVCSHGSTSISNETQNIVRQLCAWRDLMARIHDESLKYVLSDQAIVALASQPSASHSEIHKIIAQADINMEMGVNSFIISSSPVVCSHLSDIYHMLANKLVNDDDDIYSVILQKCIGQNGSCPLSIFNYALLINSNLRPNLAHKQLGLKSSKQYSRKASRDLFVQKFSCKSPVYHNCRIFANDGRLLCYCDEKKLKWYLSRDLAKLVDEDPPAIMLLFEPKGRPEDEDNDFYIQSKKNICVGCGEGNHYLRYRIIPSCYRIHFPEHLKSHRSHDIVLLCVDCHEVAHAAAEKYKRKIAAEFGIPLYLRRVVHPGQKTEKQIEESGVSPLQLRTAAMALLRHGPRMPPNRREELTEIIKRYYGGRDISDEDLERALQVGMTPHERRRFEKKRGFFFKHSTGSTATVPEQNNHIGCSPRMSNVDDLKTEAHDGSYANEVDTELFMRKDDFRNSTSASDVTVNGPDSAALNEDEITVATADCNEGGDSAAVNVDNSCLNRTQTNGLGDLSCSPNDEKSIHTEHNSKLSLLGHGPHGKQVVEHLLREYGEDGIREFCQRWRQVFVDAVKPRFLPGGWDVKHSGRRDFGEFSVYKPDKRAASATAEYLQ
- the LOC108340695 gene encoding protein RRP6-like 3 isoform X2, coding for MNNRMRVTFTVATVAIAATIISVFLAARRRKKHDSSSSCYLHSEQKPQSAFKRVLSDNSYTQFKHLNRDENASNSHPFEAEITALLKTPPPEIEFGTVDLEMKDSYVWVHTETQLKELVDALSEERFFAVDTEQHSLRSFLGFTALVQISTVEKDYLVDTIALHDFMGILRPVLANPSICKVFHGADNDIVWLQRDFHIYVVNLFDTSKACELLSKPQKSLAYLLETYCGVTTNKLLQREDWRQRPLSAEMVHYARTDAHFLLYIANCLINELKQLDNENSCSSDKFHFVLEASRRSNMICLQLFTKEIEAYPGESSALSLFSRQVCSHGSTSISNETQNIVRQLCAWRDLMARIHDESLKYVLSDQAIVALASQPSASHSEIHKIIAQADINMEMGVNSFIISSSPVVCSHLSDIYHMLANKLVNDDDDIYSVILQKCIGQNGSCPLSIFNYALLINSNLRPNLAHKQLGLKSSKQYSRKASRDLFVQKFSCKSPVYHNCRIFANDGRLLCYCDEKKLKWYLSRDLAKLVDEDPPAIMLLFEPKGRPEDEDNDFYIQSKKNICVGCGEGNHYLRYRIIPSCYRIHFPEHLKSHRSHDIVLLCVDCHEVAHAAAEKYKRKIAAEFGIPLYLRRVVHPGQKTEKQIEESGVSPLQLRTAAMALLRHGPRMPPNRREELTEIIKRYYGGRDISDEDLERALQVGMTPHERRRFEKKRGFFFKHSTGSTATVPEQNNHIGCSPRMSNVDDLKTEAHDGSYANEVDTELFMRKDDFRNSTSASDVTVNGPDSAALNEDEITVATADCNEGGDSAAVNVDNSCLNRTQTNGLGDLSCSPNDEKSIHTEHNSKLSLLGHGPHGKQVVEHLLREYGEDGIREFCQRWRQVFVDAVKPRFLPGGWDVKHRL